A window of the Vigna radiata var. radiata cultivar VC1973A unplaced genomic scaffold, Vradiata_ver6 scaffold_702, whole genome shotgun sequence genome harbors these coding sequences:
- the LOC106752909 gene encoding uncharacterized protein LOC106752909: MAMTNSSSSTQDNTPSYLYLRPNENPAIALVSPVLNATNYHSWSRSFITALSAKDKVEFVLGSASQPSKTDASFPAWFRCNXMVVSWLIHXVSPSIRESIIWMDLAIDIWTDLKHRFAQGDLARISALQMEATTLSQGELSVTEFFTKLRVIWDELDCFRPDPVCTCQTKCSCIVSAVLSQRKNEDRAMQLLRGLNDHYTNIQSHILLLDPIPPISKIFSLVIQQERQLMNDHITASVTTTPFPSPTPTSVICTYCNRXXHQENTCFKKHGFPNQEHKTVKTTNNNSRKICTYCHKNGHTIDVCFKRHGYPPGHKFSTKSGQVHNVISYTNADNQLKSLDTERSSLETIQLTPQQYQILAELFKQPTTNTSNVHINQVGTVSTNTSPGNIVSISQMHSSNIWLLDSVATDHVCISLESFTSYQKINPIPICLPNGKIIHANYKGTVRFNTKLSLSNVLYVPDFSFNLVSVSQLIAQHKCQLIFSPSGCIVQDIHSQEKIGLIRHHNGLYLLDPSICKIDINCTPVICSXKHTNLWHARLGHLSHARLQFLQHKHVYINTDDNNNFCDACHRAKQKKFPYTASTSTSLSSFELLHIDIWGPTTASMNGYKYLLTIVDDYSRYTWXIPMIDKSSVKNQILTFLCYVENQFQKKVKTIRTDNGVEFILQNIFSSKGIIHQTTCVETPEQNGVVERKHQHILNTTRALLFHSHLPLAFWCYAAKHAVFLINQMPTPVLQNETPHEQLHGSPCDLSMLRVFGCLCYANTITSHRKKFDDRAIPGIFLGFKKHTKGYLFLNLKNHKIEISRNVVFHENTFPYHNTSKTDNSLSLPIPHHYTNNYDDLLPSGYDDLLPSGFRHTNAPPLILALMALFPTHQQMLFK; encoded by the coding sequence ATGGCTATGACCAATTCATCTTCATCCACCCAAGATAACACTCCTTCATACCTTTATCTACGCCCCAATGAGAACCCTGCCATAGCCCTGGTCTCACCTGTTCTAAATGCCACAAATTATCATTCATGGAGCAGATCTTTCATCACGGCTCTTTCTGCCAAAGACAAGGTAGAATTTGTTCTTGGATCCGCTTCTCAACCTTCCAAGACTGATGCCTCCTTCCCTGCTTGGTTCCGTTGCAACANTATGGTTGTTTCATGGCTTATACATTNTGTTTCTCCTTCAATTCGCGAAAGCATTATCTGGATGGATCTTGCTATCGACATTTGGACTGATCTGAAACACCGCTTTGCCCAAGGCGATCTTGCAAGAATTTCCGCCCTTCAAATGGAAGCCACTACTCTATCACAAGGTGAGCTCTCTGTCACTGAATTTTTTACAAAGCTCCGGGTTATTTGGGATGAGCTCGATTGCTTCCGTCCGGACCCTGTTTGTACCTGTCAGACGAAATGCTCATGCATCGTCTCTGCTGTTCTTTCTCAACGTAAAAATGAAGACCGTGCCATGCAACTTCTACGAGGTTTGAATGATCATTATACCAACATACAATCTCATATACTCCTTCTTGATCCTATTCCTcctatttccaaaattttttccCTTGTTATTCAACAAGAACGTCAACTAATGAATGACCATATCACTGCCTCTGTCACCACTACCCCTTTTCCTAGTCCCACACCTACCTCTGTTATTTGCACTTATTGCAATAGAGNTNGCCACCAAGAAAATACATGTTTCAAAAAACATGGTTTCCCCAACCAAGAACACAAGACTGTCAAAACCACCAACAATAATTCTCGCAAGATCTGCACTTACTGCCACAAAAATGGCCATACCATAGACGTTTGTTTCAAGAGACACGGTTATCCACCAGGCCACAAATTTTCCACCAAATCTGGTCAAGTTCACAATGTTATTTCGTATACTAATGCCGATAATCAATTGAAAAGCTTGGATACTGAACGCTCTTCTCTTGAAACAATTCAACTTACTCCTCAACAATATCAAATCCTAGCTGAGTTGTTTAAACAACCAACGACCAACACTTCCAATGTGCATATCAACCAAGTTGGCACTGTTTCTACCAACACTTCTCCAGGTAATATTGTTTCGATCTCTCAGATGCATTCTAGCAATATCTGGCTTCTTGACTCTGTTGCTACTGATCACGTTTgtatatctttagaatcttttACTTCTTATCAAAAGATTAACCCAATTCCTATATGTTTACCTAATGGTAAAATTATACATGCAAATTACAAGGGTACAGTTAGATTCAATACcaaactttctctctctaatgTGCTATATGTCCCTGATTTTTCATTCAACCTTGTTTCTGTTTCTCAACTTATAGCTCAACACAaatgtcaattaattttttctccTTCTGGCTGCATTGTGCAGGACATACACAGTCAAGAGAAGATTGGTTTGATTAGACACCACAATGGCTTATATCTACTTGATCCCTCTATCTGTAAAATTGACATTAATTGTACCCCTGTTATCTGTTCTNTTAAGCACACAAATTTATGGCATGCTCGTCTTGGACATCTATCACATGCTAGGCTACAATTTttacaacacaaacatgtttacATAAACACTGATGACAACAATAATTTTTGTGATGCGTGCCATCGGgccaaacaaaagaaatttcCTTACACTGCTAGCACTTCTACTTCTCTATCTTCTTTTGAATTATTGCATATTGATATATGGGGTCCTACTACTGCTTCCATGAATGGCTACAAATACTTGCTAACCATTGTTGACGATTACTCTCGTTATACTTGGATNATTCCTATGATAGATAAGTCTTCTGTCAAAAATCAGATTCTCACNTTCCTCTGCTATgtagaaaatcaatttcaaaaaaaagttaaaactatCCGCACAGATAATGGTGTTGAATTTATTCtacaaaacatattttcaaGTAAAGGAATTATCCATCAAACTACTTGTGTGGAAACCCCTGAACAAAATGGAGTGGTTGAACGTAAACATCAACACATTTTAAATACCACTCGTGCTTTGCTTTTCCATTCACATCTACCACTTGCTTTCTGGTGTTATGCAGCTAAACATGCTGTCTTCTTGATAAATCAAATGCCTACACCTGTCCTACAGAATGAAACACCTCATGAACAGCTACATGGATCTCCTTGTGATCTCTCTATGTTACGTGTCTTTGGCTGTCTTTGCTATGCCAACACCATAACTTCTCACAGAAAAAAGTTTGATGATCGTGCTATTCCTGGTATCTTCTTAGGCTTTAAAAAGCACACAAAAGGTTATCTCTTTCTAAAcctaaaaaatcacaaaattgaAATATCTCGTAATGTTGTTTTTCATGAAAATACTTTTCCATATCATAATACTTCCAAAACTGACAACTCTTTATCTCTACCTATACCACATCATTACACAAACAATTATGATGATCTATTACCGTCCGGTTATGATGATCTATTACCGTCCGGTTTCCGACACACTAATGCCCCTCCCTTGATACTTGCACTAATGGCACTATTCCCAACACATCAACAGATGTTGTTCAAATAA